The Stigmatella aurantiaca DW4/3-1 genome contains the following window.
GATCCTTGAGCGACACCATCTGGCTGTCCCGCAGCACCACATTGGGCCGGCGCACCACCGCCTGGCGCACGAAGTCCTGCGAGGCCACTTCCGGGTAGTGTTTGAAGAACGCGACCGGCAAGTCCACCTCCCAGTCATACTCGGCGGGACGATCCGGCTTGGAGATGCACAGCGCGGCGTAGTCCACCGAGAGCAGTTGGCGAGCGCTGGCGAGCACCTGCGAGACATTCAAGGAGCGGTTCAGCACCTCGATCGACTCGAGGGTGCGTGCGAGTTCACGTGCGTTGAGGCTCAACCGGGACGCCATCGTTCAGACCCTCCCTTCCCAGAGCAGGGCGCTCCAGGGATGCCCCCCCAAGAAGTGCGACTTCCCGTCGCATCCGAGGCATACCCGCAGGGTAGCACCCTCCGGGGTGGGCAGGCGCGCCCCCCCTTCCCGTGCCCGCGTGAGGGAGATACCTACATGTGGTGTTCAGCCCCGTACCGGAGGGCCTTCACGCTCACCGCGCCCTCCGCGGGAAGGGTCACCTGGAAAAGGTAGTCATAGTCCTCGTCGGCCAACGCCGGGACCGGGCGCTGGGCCCCCAGCGCCTCCAGGATCTCCAGCACGGTGTTGGAGTGGCCCACCACCAGGACTGTCTTCTCGCGGAAGTCCCGCAGGATGCGCTCACGCAAGCCCTTGAAGTCCTTGGGCTCATAGCTCAACAGCGCCTTTCCGGAGGCGCGCGCCAGCGGTTCCGCGGTGGCCTTCGTGCGCAGGGTGGGGCTGACGAAGAACGCGTCCACCCCTTCCCCTCTCAGGCGCCTGGCCAGATCGGCGGCCCGGACCTTCCCCACCTCGCTCAGCGGGGGGTCCCTGGACTCCCCCGTCTCCTTCTCGGCGTGGCGGACCACCCACACCGTCGTCTCGCGGGGGACCGGAACAGCCGCGCTGGGGGTGGCACAGCCCATCAGGAAAACCGGCAGGAGCCCCCAGAGCAGTGCCCGGCGGAACAGCCCGAGTCCGGATTTCGAGATATCGACATTGAAAATGAGAATCGTTTTCATATAGACTCGAGAGCTGGAGGCTGGAGACGATGACATCAAACGCGAATCGGACATGCCGGCATCATTCTCTCGCACAGGGCCCGGTGGCCCAGGTGCAGCTCTGCCAGGACTGCGGCTGCGTCTCGCTTCACCTGGGGGCAACCACCGTGCGCATGGATCCCGAGGCGCTCCACTCCGTGTGGCGCACGCTCGGCGAGGCCGTGGGGCACCTGGGACGCGAGCGCCTCGCCCTGGGGCAGGCCCCGCTCAACGTGCCCCGTGGGGATGCCTGAGCCAGGCCAGGTGGCTCAGGCCGTCAGTTCCTCGGGGCCCACCGGCTTCCAATAGATGTCGAAGAGCCCCCCCAGGAAGAAGCGCCCGAAGCGTCCCACCGCATGGAGCTGCTCCTGCGTGCTCGAGGCATTCGTCACCCGGAAGGTGGAGCACTGCCGGGCGAAGTCATCGAGGGTGATGCGCAGCACGCCCTTCTGGATCAGGGGATCGCCGGGCCCCTCTCCGCGCCGCACGGTGACGAAGAGCGTCGTGGTGTCCTCCCACATGTCCAAGCCTGGGTCGTCCACCAGTTGCTTGAACCCCTCGAAGAAGAAGCGCTCCCCGGACTCGGCCAGCAACTGCATCCTGTAGCGCATCTGCTTGACCGAGGGCTGCTGGGGATCCGGCACGAGGACCTGGAGCGTCCCCTTGGTGACCGTCAGCGGCTGAGGGGAGAGCCCCGGTGCCAGCACACACCCGGTCACCCGCGTGGCATGCATCGGGTCGTCCAGCAGGGCGTTCACGTCCGCCACGAGCACCGTGATGATGAAGCGGAAGCTGGAGGCCCCTGCCCGATCCGGCGCCGCGGCCTCGCGGTAGTCCTCGTCCACCGCGCCAGAGATGATGCCCTGCAGGCTCTCGGTGAAGCGCAGGCCCACGGGCTTCGCGGGCGCGGGCGGCAATTGCCCCGGAAGGGCCGAATAGTCGATGTGCCAGCCCTCCCGCTGCGCCATGAGCGCGCAGAAGCGCTCGGCCACCGCGGAGATGGTGAGGAAGGGATTGGTGCCCAGCGAGCGGGGGATGACGGCCCCATCGCAGACATAGAGTCCCGCGTGGACCGCCGTGCCTGATTCCTCCGAGAAGACGCGGCCCTCGTGGTCCACCACCCCACTGGCTGCGTCCTCCGCCATGACGCAGCCCCCGAGCGGGTGTGTGACGAGAATGGCATTGTCCAGCCACCGGGTTCCCATCGGGTTGCGAACGTAGGTGCCCCCGAACACCTCGGTGGCCTTGCGCATCTTCTGGTCCCCCCGGACGAAGTTCTCCTGCCGCCCCACGCCCGGCCAGACGACGCGCAGGCTGTCCCCATCCAGCCGCAGTTCCCCGCTCCCCGAGTCATGGGACATGACGAAGAGCGTCTGGGTGTGGTGCAGCGCCCCATGGTAGGGCCCGCGCACCAGCCCCTCCATCACCCGGGCCTGCTCCTTCATCCCGTCCACGAAGCCCTCGTCCGTGTCCTCCCCCATGATGGGCGCCACCGCCGCGAACAGGGTGGGCAGATAGCCTCCCAGGGCCGCCGGGACCGCCCCCTCCTCGACCACCATGCTGCGCTCCATCGAGTCCGGGTCTTTCACCTCGATGACCCCGGTGATGGAGGGCCCCACGGGCCCCCTGCCCTCCATGGGCTCATCCCCGTACCCCACGCTGTCCACGGGCACGTCCAGGTTGTACCCAAAGCCCATCAGATCCCCGTTGCCGGAGAAGTGCCGGCCCAGCTCCCGCGACAGGGGCAGCCCCGCTGCCCGCGAGCGCATGAGGATCTCCGTGCTGCCCAGGGTGCCGGCCGACAGGATGACCCGGTCCGCGGTGAGAAACTGGAGCGGCGAGTCGAACACTTCGCGGCCCACCCCCACCAGCCGGTAGTACACGCGCCAGTGGCCTTGGTGACGCGCCAGGTGGTGCACGGCCACGTGCGTGAACAGCTCCGCGCCGTGGCGCTGCGCGTCCGGCAGGTAGTTCATCTGCGTGCTGTTCTTGGCACCCACGTTGCAGCCGGTGGCGCAGTCTCCGCAGAGCGTGCAGGCTCCCTGCCGGACCCCCGCGGGGTTGACCCCCGCCTCGAAGTGAATGCTCAGCGGGGGGCGGAAGAACCGTCCTCCCACCGCTTCCGCGGCCTGCTCCAGCAGGTTCAGCTTGCGAGGGGCGGGGCGGTTCTCGGGATACGGCTGGACGCCCAGCATCCGCTCCACGTGGGTGAAACCATCCGCGATCCGGCCGCCGATGTCCGCGCGGAATGCCGCGGGCCAGCTCTCGTCCTGGAGGACGCGCGGGTCCGGCCGCAGCGCCACATTGGCATTGATGAGCGAGGTGCCTCCCAGGCCGCACCCGGTGAGCACGGCCACATCGCCCAGCAGGTGCAATGAGAGCAATCCCGTGGGGGACCCGAGCCGAAGCTTGCCCAGCAGGCTCCCGCCTGGCCCGGACATCTGCACATCTTTCAAAAGCTGGCCACTGGTCCGGGGAAACTCGCCCGGCAAACGCTCCTTGCCTCTCTCCAGGACGCAGACCTTCTGCCCCGCCCGGGCCAACCGGGAGGCGGCAATGGCTCCCCCGTAACCCGAACCCACGATCACCACGGGCCAGTGTTCACCCAATCTCTCAAGAGAAGAGGACAGCTGACGCATCTTCCAGACCTCCAGACCGCTCACTGCCCCCCATCCTGCTCCGAGTTCGAGTCTTACGGAATTCGTTCACCCGCCAGCTATTAGAAGCTCCTCTAGGTGCCGTGGCTGGAAGCGAGGGGTTGCCCGCCTGCGTGGGGGGATTTCACGAGAACCGCGCCCAGGCGAGGGTCTCCTGCAGACAGAGCGCCCGGTCTCCGGTGAGTCCTTCCCGAGGGAGCGCCAGGAAATCGGGCGCCAGATCCACATTCCGGGAGAGAACCTGGAAGCACTCCACCGCGGCCTGGTCCAACGTCTCTCGAGCGCACCCGGAAGAGACCTCTGGATGGGCCACCAGGGTCAGCCTCACCCGCGCCAGCCGCACGGACAAGCGATACACGTACGCCTGCAACCCGAAAGCTTCCGTATGCGGGTGACGCAGCAGGTAGTTTTCCAAATAGTGATGAAAATACTGCTCAAGCCGGGGGCCGTGATGCGCTTCGAGCCCGGCCCGCCGCACGGTGTAGAGGCGCCACGCGCCGGAGCCGTCCTGGGCCTCCTCCCCCGTCACGCCCAACGCCATCCGGCTCCCCTGAACGAACCGGGCAAAGCGCTCGCTGCGGGTGACCCCGCTCAAGTCCTTGAGCTGCGTGAGGAGCCGCAGGACGCGCGGGCCTCCCTCTTCCCATGGCTCCAGGGGCTCCCGGGGAACTTGCGCCACGGCCATGGCAGCCCCTCCGCTCTGAAGTTCCGCCCGCAGCAGTGCGCCGATTTCCTCCTCCCCCTCAGGAAGAGGGTTCGGCCCCCGGAACAGCGCATCCATCCGGAACGCCCACCGCGCCAGGGCGGAGAGCCGCGAGGACAACGGGTGCCCCCTCGGCAGCAAGAATTCCCGCAGGGCGTCGCGGACCGCCCCCGCGTGGAGGACATAGGGGTCTCCCGGCAACCCAGGGGCGGGACGCGCCGCTTCAGGGCGGGTTACCAGCCCGGGGGTCACGGGCACCGGCTCCACCGCATCCTCCGCCAGGAGCAACAGGCGGACGGCCTCCGGGCACGCCAATGAGCCCGAGACCTCCAACCGCCCGTCCTGTTTCCAGAGCGTGCGCGGAAAGGTGGAACAGACATCCGGCAACACGGCTTCCCCGTGGTCCCGGTGGAGCGAACAATTCCGCTCGGCGGAGAAGAAGACACAGTGCCCATCCGGCCGCATGCGCAAGAGCACCCGCTCCGAGGGAGCCCCTTCCGGAAAGGGGATGCTGAACTCCTCGATGGGCTCTGGCGCTCCGGCGGCTCGCAGCGTCTCGTGGATCCGCTGCACGCTCGCCTCGCTTACCCCCACCCGGAGCCCCCCGCAGCAGGTGTCCTCGCAGCGCTCCGCGATGCAGCGAAACCGCGTCATGAAGCGCAGCGTGGTGGCCGGGATCGTCAAGCGGCGGCCACGATCAGCGGCTGGTCCACCAGTTCTTGAACTGCTTCCAGGAGATCTTCCCGCTGCGATCGATGTCGATGATGTCGAAGGCGATCTGCAGGTCCTCGTCGGTGATGTTCTGGCCGAGCGCCTCCAGCAGCCGGGCGAACTCCGGCGCCTCGATGAAACCGGTCCGGTTGCGATCGTACTTCTGGAAGATGTCGAGCAGTTCGTTGCCCGTGCTGGTCAGGTCATCGACGGCCGCGTGCTCGGGCGCGAGCGGTTGGATGCCAGCCGACGTGGTCTCGACCACCTGCGCCTGCTCCTCGTTGAACGTTTCCTCTTCCCCCTCCTGCGCCTCCTGCTCATGGCTCTCGGGGAGATCCGCCACCTTCTGACGGGCCGCCGGCTTGCGGACCTTCGGAGCCGCCTTCTTCACCGCGGCCTTGGCCGATGACGCCACCGGGGCCTTGCGCGCGGGCTTCTTCGCCGCGGCCTTGCGCGCGGGCTTCGCCGCGGCCTTCCGGGCTGCCTTCTTCGCCGCGGCCTTGCGCGCGGGCTTCGCCACGGCCTTCCGGGCTGCCTTCTTCGCCGCGGCCTTGCGCGCGGGCTTTTTCGCC
Protein-coding sequences here:
- the fliB gene encoding flagellin lysine-N-methylase — protein: MTIPATTLRFMTRFRCIAERCEDTCCGGLRVGVSEASVQRIHETLRAAGAPEPIEEFSIPFPEGAPSERVLLRMRPDGHCVFFSAERNCSLHRDHGEAVLPDVCSTFPRTLWKQDGRLEVSGSLACPEAVRLLLLAEDAVEPVPVTPGLVTRPEAARPAPGLPGDPYVLHAGAVRDALREFLLPRGHPLSSRLSALARWAFRMDALFRGPNPLPEGEEEIGALLRAELQSGGAAMAVAQVPREPLEPWEEGGPRVLRLLTQLKDLSGVTRSERFARFVQGSRMALGVTGEEAQDGSGAWRLYTVRRAGLEAHHGPRLEQYFHHYLENYLLRHPHTEAFGLQAYVYRLSVRLARVRLTLVAHPEVSSGCARETLDQAAVECFQVLSRNVDLAPDFLALPREGLTGDRALCLQETLAWARFS
- a CDS encoding EF-hand domain-containing protein → MAKKKPGKKATAKQPAKRQSTAKKAARKAVAKKPARKAAAKKAARKAVAKPARKAAAKKAARKAAAKPARKAAAKKPARKAPVASSAKAAVKKAAPKVRKPAARQKVADLPESHEQEAQEGEEETFNEEQAQVVETTSAGIQPLAPEHAAVDDLTSTGNELLDIFQKYDRNRTGFIEAPEFARLLEALGQNITDEDLQIAFDIIDIDRSGKISWKQFKNWWTSR
- a CDS encoding phosphoglycerate mutase family protein, which encodes MKTILIFNVDISKSGLGLFRRALLWGLLPVFLMGCATPSAAVPVPRETTVWVVRHAEKETGESRDPPLSEVGKVRAADLARRLRGEGVDAFFVSPTLRTKATAEPLARASGKALLSYEPKDFKGLRERILRDFREKTVLVVGHSNTVLEILEALGAQRPVPALADEDYDYLFQVTLPAEGAVSVKALRYGAEHHM
- a CDS encoding GMC family oxidoreductase N-terminal domain-containing protein, yielding MRQLSSSLERLGEHWPVVIVGSGYGGAIAASRLARAGQKVCVLERGKERLPGEFPRTSGQLLKDVQMSGPGGSLLGKLRLGSPTGLLSLHLLGDVAVLTGCGLGGTSLINANVALRPDPRVLQDESWPAAFRADIGGRIADGFTHVERMLGVQPYPENRPAPRKLNLLEQAAEAVGGRFFRPPLSIHFEAGVNPAGVRQGACTLCGDCATGCNVGAKNSTQMNYLPDAQRHGAELFTHVAVHHLARHQGHWRVYYRLVGVGREVFDSPLQFLTADRVILSAGTLGSTEILMRSRAAGLPLSRELGRHFSGNGDLMGFGYNLDVPVDSVGYGDEPMEGRGPVGPSITGVIEVKDPDSMERSMVVEEGAVPAALGGYLPTLFAAVAPIMGEDTDEGFVDGMKEQARVMEGLVRGPYHGALHHTQTLFVMSHDSGSGELRLDGDSLRVVWPGVGRQENFVRGDQKMRKATEVFGGTYVRNPMGTRWLDNAILVTHPLGGCVMAEDAASGVVDHEGRVFSEESGTAVHAGLYVCDGAVIPRSLGTNPFLTISAVAERFCALMAQREGWHIDYSALPGQLPPAPAKPVGLRFTESLQGIISGAVDEDYREAAAPDRAGASSFRFIITVLVADVNALLDDPMHATRVTGCVLAPGLSPQPLTVTKGTLQVLVPDPQQPSVKQMRYRMQLLAESGERFFFEGFKQLVDDPGLDMWEDTTTLFVTVRRGEGPGDPLIQKGVLRITLDDFARQCSTFRVTNASSTQEQLHAVGRFGRFFLGGLFDIYWKPVGPEELTA